In a genomic window of Porphyromonadaceae bacterium W3.11:
- a CDS encoding porin — MKKRILILFILLWGSARLMAQESMPMTISVEARGDFQHTLLDKEVIGAESGFKGNILNLIMKGELTSKFSYAYRQRFNAINRDAAFFDSVDWLFLNYHPVQNLKLTLGKMPVFVGGWELDLAPIDCFFLSSFCYHFPCYEWGVSVDYATTSGNDNITLQLCQSPFQVGYSRVAGATTNMYAYNLIWHGHHGFFAPIWSVNMMEYAPNKYINYISLGNRFYLSDRVQMDLEFMNRAAAGQTFIGKDYTFVGQVSYQPIDKLNLYAKGTYDVNRTDSDADLCVLKGTEITRLGGGFEYFPLSDKSVRIHGHYSYSFGTNTQPDAYVRDKFSMFDIGVTWRVKVM, encoded by the coding sequence ATGAAAAAGAGGATATTGATTTTATTTATATTATTGTGGGGGAGTGCTCGTCTGATGGCACAGGAGAGTATGCCGATGACTATTTCGGTAGAGGCAAGAGGTGATTTTCAGCATACTTTATTGGATAAGGAGGTCATAGGAGCAGAAAGTGGCTTCAAAGGGAACATTCTCAACCTGATTATGAAGGGGGAGCTTACTTCTAAGTTTTCGTATGCCTATCGACAACGCTTCAATGCTATTAATAGAGATGCAGCATTCTTTGATTCTGTAGATTGGCTCTTCTTGAATTATCATCCAGTACAAAATCTTAAGTTGACACTAGGGAAAATGCCTGTCTTTGTAGGTGGATGGGAGTTGGACTTAGCTCCTATTGATTGCTTTTTCCTGTCTTCTTTTTGCTACCACTTCCCTTGTTATGAATGGGGGGTAAGTGTTGATTATGCTACAACTTCAGGTAATGACAACATTACCCTTCAGCTCTGTCAAAGCCCTTTTCAGGTAGGATATTCAAGGGTTGCTGGAGCTACGACAAATATGTATGCATACAATCTTATTTGGCATGGACACCATGGTTTCTTTGCTCCTATTTGGTCCGTTAATATGATGGAATATGCACCTAATAAGTACATTAACTATATCTCTCTTGGTAATAGATTTTACTTAAGTGATAGGGTGCAGATGGACTTGGAGTTCATGAATCGTGCTGCAGCTGGCCAAACCTTTATAGGAAAGGATTACACTTTTGTCGGACAGGTCTCTTATCAACCAATCGATAAGCTAAATCTCTATGCTAAGGGGACCTATGACGTTAATCGTACAGATTCAGATGCCGACCTCTGTGTCCTAAAGGGAACTGAAATTACTAGGCTGGGAGGTGGTTTTGAATACTTCCCACTAAGTGATAAGAGTGTACGAATACATGGCCATTATTCATATTCCTTTGGTACTAATACTCAGCCAGA
- a CDS encoding YitT family protein — MENNLKPSKNAFTIENAKKSLLKVLALLKTKKFWVELVIMTVGMFIGAIGVYFFLLPSKLIVGSITGLSIVLAKIFPIMSVGSMIFLLNFILLVLAFVLIGNEFGAKTVYTALILGPMIDFISSIAHLEQSIFAIEVAGETILNPWFDLLCFVVILSASQSVLFSINASTGGLDILAKIINKYTGINIGTAVTVAGGLICCTAFAINDVNLVLIGLIGTWLNGIILNNFMSGMSSKTRVFIISKEYQKIQDFVIHKIGRGVTLHEIIGGYTNEKSVQLEILLARDEFGKLMEFLGKNKIPSFVTTDSVNEVYGLWNKKTKIRV, encoded by the coding sequence ATGGAGAACAATCTGAAGCCTAGTAAAAATGCTTTTACTATTGAAAATGCAAAAAAAAGTCTTTTGAAAGTTTTAGCATTACTTAAGACTAAGAAGTTTTGGGTGGAGCTGGTAATCATGACAGTCGGAATGTTTATAGGTGCTATTGGTGTCTATTTCTTTTTATTACCAAGTAAATTAATCGTAGGGTCTATCACTGGATTGTCCATTGTCTTAGCAAAGATTTTCCCTATTATGTCCGTTGGGAGCATGATCTTTCTACTCAACTTTATCTTATTGGTCTTAGCCTTTGTATTGATAGGAAATGAGTTCGGAGCTAAAACCGTTTATACAGCATTGATACTAGGTCCGATGATTGATTTTATCTCTTCAATAGCCCATCTTGAGCAGTCTATATTTGCTATTGAAGTGGCAGGAGAAACGATTCTCAATCCGTGGTTTGACTTGCTATGCTTCGTGGTTATTCTAAGTGCATCGCAGAGTGTCCTATTCAGCATTAACGCCTCAACTGGAGGGTTAGATATCTTAGCTAAGATCATTAATAAGTACACTGGTATTAATATCGGAACTGCTGTGACCGTAGCTGGAGGGTTGATTTGCTGTACTGCATTTGCTATTAATGACGTCAACTTAGTTTTGATCGGCTTAATTGGAACCTGGCTTAACGGAATCATTTTGAATAATTTTATGTCTGGAATGAGTTCCAAGACTCGAGTCTTTATTATCTCTAAAGAATACCAAAAGATACAAGATTTTGTTATCCACAAGATAGGACGAGGAGTGACACTTCATGAAATTATTGGTGGCTATACTAATGAGAAAAGTGTGCAGTTGGAGATCTTGTTAGCACGTGATGAGTTTGGTAAGTTGATGGAGTTTTTGGGAAAGAATAAGATTCCTTCATTCGTTACTACAGACTCTGTAAATGAGGTTTATGGCTTGTGGAATAAAAAGACCAAGATAAGAGTCTGA
- a CDS encoding glycogen/starch synthase — protein MSKKKVLYLAQEIYPYLEESQVGKESELVPLGIMERGNDIRTFMPNYGTINERRNQLHEVIRLSGVNLTVNDKVHQLVVKVASLMPQRMQVYFIDNEDFFGRKGVFKNPKDDTFYDDNVERSVFFIRGVFETIKKLRWIPDIIHCQGWFTGLAPLYLKTLFKDDPALSQAKIVFSTYDTTPPYPFAENLTEVLAYDGIKDPLLNGNQLDKDMLAQLILKYVDGIVVATSDASKSLMDAITTSGVAYLDYQNNEQIIESMAEFYGKLDASD, from the coding sequence ATGTCGAAAAAGAAAGTCCTATACCTAGCCCAAGAGATATATCCATACCTTGAGGAAAGTCAGGTAGGTAAAGAATCAGAGTTGGTGCCACTAGGTATTATGGAGCGTGGCAATGACATCCGTACATTTATGCCAAACTATGGCACAATCAACGAGCGTCGCAATCAACTCCATGAAGTGATTAGATTATCTGGCGTCAATCTTACTGTTAATGATAAAGTACACCAATTGGTCGTAAAGGTAGCCAGCTTAATGCCCCAGCGTATGCAGGTTTATTTCATTGACAATGAAGATTTCTTTGGAAGAAAAGGGGTTTTCAAAAATCCTAAGGACGATACGTTTTACGATGACAATGTAGAGCGTTCGGTGTTTTTTATTAGAGGGGTATTTGAGACTATAAAAAAACTTCGCTGGATCCCCGATATCATCCATTGTCAAGGATGGTTTACAGGATTGGCTCCTCTATACCTTAAAACATTATTTAAGGATGATCCAGCTCTATCCCAAGCAAAAATCGTTTTTTCAACATACGACACAACACCACCTTACCCATTTGCAGAAAATCTCACCGAGGTACTGGCTTATGATGGCATTAAAGACCCATTATTAAATGGTAATCAATTGGATAAGGATATGCTAGCACAGCTCATCCTTAAGTACGTTGATGGGATTGTTGTTGCGACATCCGATGCTAGCAAGTCTCTTATGGATGCTATTACCACGTCTGGAGTTGCCTACCTTGACTATCAAAATAATGAGCAGATCATTGAGTCAATGGCTGAATTTTATGGGAAGCTTGATGCAAGTGATTAA
- a CDS encoding DUF4270 domain-containing protein yields the protein MRNKIYAICMMVFAASTVTLFNACDNVDNSVGADYLPDYTKSRAINQDFKIDLETVSADMSSTGADINGTSYNNIYVSSSYGFLGAIPNKEFGSIECEYLTQFRCPEGFKFSLPPIDNKIDSAFITIYYNGYSGDPIAPIEISAYQLNKPLDFNKYSITDVSEYTNKDILLGKVTFQAKKGTPLGKDNSIKAIKIPLDQNFGQNIYDLTRADSEHFANQSNFDKFFPGVYLTTSAGVGSMIRVYGTALTFYFQIEEEVKDKESPSGKKIVNVTKTQELVHTSEVPQLSRFANGDLKKLIKKAENDTDYTYIKSPAGVLTQITIPTEGIRQLLEGAPEGYERILNSVQLSILGENQPSQDENGEVNRYALPAPEDLLLIPEDSVKTFFSRELTDLQRPYTAFLSQKSIQTSMSFDFGNISSVVLKHIENKDNVGKDLKLWVVPVDKTVSQAQGSSSTTSSISNLVFPAAIKIRSNEENRTIKVYVVERKVGAPF from the coding sequence ATGAGAAATAAGATATATGCCATCTGTATGATGGTCTTTGCAGCTAGTACTGTCACCCTTTTCAATGCGTGTGACAATGTTGATAATTCAGTTGGTGCTGATTATCTGCCTGATTATACAAAAAGCAGGGCTATAAACCAAGATTTTAAGATAGATCTCGAAACAGTTTCTGCTGATATGTCTAGTACTGGAGCTGATATTAATGGGACCTCATACAATAACATTTACGTTAGCTCCAGCTACGGATTTCTAGGTGCGATCCCAAATAAGGAATTTGGCAGCATTGAGTGCGAATATCTAACCCAATTTCGTTGTCCAGAAGGGTTTAAGTTTTCACTTCCCCCTATTGATAATAAGATTGACTCAGCATTCATTACTATTTATTACAATGGCTACTCTGGTGACCCTATCGCACCTATTGAGATTTCAGCTTATCAACTTAATAAGCCATTGGACTTTAATAAGTATTCGATTACTGATGTTTCTGAATATACCAATAAGGACATCTTACTCGGTAAAGTAACCTTTCAAGCTAAGAAAGGGACACCACTTGGCAAGGACAATAGCATAAAAGCGATTAAGATACCATTGGATCAAAACTTTGGACAGAATATTTATGATCTAACTCGTGCAGATAGCGAACACTTCGCCAACCAGAGTAACTTCGATAAGTTTTTCCCAGGAGTATACCTAACAACGTCTGCTGGTGTGGGTAGCATGATCCGTGTTTATGGTACAGCATTGACCTTTTACTTCCAAATTGAGGAAGAGGTAAAAGATAAGGAAAGCCCATCGGGCAAGAAGATTGTCAACGTAACTAAGACGCAAGAGTTAGTTCACACCTCAGAGGTCCCTCAGCTTTCTCGCTTTGCTAATGGAGACCTTAAAAAGCTAATCAAAAAAGCTGAAAATGACACCGACTATACCTATATCAAGTCACCTGCCGGTGTACTGACCCAAATAACAATACCAACCGAAGGCATTCGCCAACTATTAGAGGGTGCTCCTGAAGGGTATGAACGTATCTTAAATTCAGTACAATTATCAATATTAGGAGAGAACCAACCAAGTCAGGATGAAAATGGAGAGGTCAATAGATATGCTCTTCCAGCACCTGAAGACCTTCTACTTATTCCCGAAGATTCAGTCAAAACATTCTTCAGTAGGGAGCTAACTGATCTCCAAAGACCATACACTGCTTTTTTGAGCCAGAAGAGTATCCAAACATCGATGTCCTTTGACTTTGGGAACATTTCATCTGTTGTGCTTAAGCATATTGAAAATAAAGACAACGTTGGTAAAGATCTAAAGTTATGGGTCGTACCTGTAGACAAAACAGTATCTCAGGCTCAGGGAAGTTCATCAACAACATCTAGCATATCTAACCTCGTCTTTCCAGCTGCCATTAAAATCCGTTCGAATGAAGAAAATCGGACTATTAAGGTATATGTAGTAGAGAGAAAAGTAGGAGCTCCATTCTAG
- a CDS encoding PD-(D/E)XK nuclease family protein: MTPFLKSLAEKFISNDELRNELYRYRFFFQNKRAGKFFHHYLKELAPEDGLLILPEVTTLPTFLRKKQHLVEDSINNELFLIYPLYTVYRGLNEAQTRTTPEDGSDDKFQDLNSFYQFGKQILTDFNDLDLQLADHKVIFGNLQDLKDLDAAPSEYLSEKQLNALKQFIKSKRNESPFDKSFSDFYNTLSHLYENYKTKLREENLAYNGMIIRDTIEKIEAGSLNLCSDEKYNVFVGLNALSKAEKEILSHFKKSGKTTFYWDYDSSLFDIEQLAGSFKNENLSSFPEPTESDPLFLKRNPIDSYPELEVIAVPSKIGQAAYIGTELNKLASTEEGRQQLRDMKVAVVLANERLLSPLLANLDASLFLESGNESINSSQPVVNLANVTMGYSIKEFPMVGTLLRMLEIQKIRQNRNHKYWRGDEVCEILSNSIFDLSSPLPKIINEKKLIFIDDKGLEKLIEENHPDPEERQLLKLLFNVPEKEDGLLTYVSDIVNYLFSKEEESIKTEIDSCEEPEDEGVEIEPKSMAVLRIIIDLLEEQKKALSDYYLNKQKGTLIESPYNFNTLYDILSSLLKNARVPFSGEPLRGLQIMGILETRGLDFETIYIVDATDGILPANTKVMGIMPHLLRVGHELPTFKWQEQTRSYNFFRLISRAKKVVALYDSRKDGSSRGEPSRYIQQLEYVYKIPNLTRTTANFNILANRSNEHQYVIDQNAVRQFRESITSAGDRHISPTRINDYIECPRKFYFKSILGIKEVEELDDLLDESALGSLVHDTINRLYTPYIGQKMTQKLLSFSDYTIEDALRQSYKELNSGSEMPVNGINKINYDTALSLVQNLIQMDLEQILQGIAITYIGGEVEIRTVLKVCNQENNDESININLTGFIDRIDYVDGVYRIIDYKTGGDSYDLDLEKSLDLEGKSRINKAAVQLLNYCLITYHNGLSDMNGKILIKPGSTLKPLMIKPRSKESSEFKLTQGGNTLDTFNNSSIKETFEECMNDILYKIAKADSEFSPNPDRSGVCNYCPARDICPDAKITKY, from the coding sequence ATGACACCGTTCTTAAAGTCATTGGCCGAAAAATTCATCAGTAATGATGAGTTACGGAATGAACTTTATAGGTATCGTTTCTTTTTTCAGAATAAAAGAGCTGGGAAGTTCTTTCACCACTATCTTAAGGAATTAGCCCCCGAGGATGGATTATTAATCCTTCCTGAAGTCACGACGTTGCCCACGTTTTTGAGGAAAAAGCAACACTTAGTTGAGGACAGTATCAATAATGAACTGTTCTTAATCTATCCCCTCTATACGGTATATAGAGGACTTAATGAAGCTCAGACAAGAACAACACCTGAGGATGGTTCGGATGATAAGTTTCAAGATCTAAATTCTTTTTATCAGTTTGGCAAGCAGATATTGACGGACTTTAATGACCTCGATCTCCAATTGGCAGATCATAAAGTCATCTTTGGGAATCTACAAGACCTCAAAGATTTAGATGCAGCCCCTTCAGAATATCTCAGTGAAAAACAGCTGAATGCACTTAAGCAATTCATTAAGTCCAAGAGAAATGAATCCCCCTTTGATAAGAGTTTTTCGGACTTCTACAATACCCTATCCCACCTTTACGAGAATTATAAGACAAAGCTAAGGGAAGAGAACCTAGCCTATAATGGTATGATCATAAGAGATACCATTGAAAAGATTGAAGCAGGCTCTCTGAACTTATGCTCTGATGAAAAGTATAACGTATTTGTAGGTCTCAATGCCCTATCCAAAGCAGAGAAAGAAATTCTCTCTCACTTCAAAAAGTCAGGTAAGACCACCTTTTACTGGGACTATGATTCAAGTCTATTTGATATTGAACAGCTGGCAGGCTCATTTAAGAATGAAAATCTTAGTTCGTTTCCAGAACCGACAGAATCCGACCCCTTATTCCTAAAACGTAATCCAATTGACAGCTATCCTGAGCTAGAGGTCATAGCTGTTCCGTCCAAGATAGGTCAAGCTGCATATATTGGTACAGAACTAAATAAATTAGCTAGCACGGAAGAAGGACGCCAACAGTTACGAGATATGAAAGTAGCTGTGGTTTTGGCTAATGAACGCCTACTGTCCCCCCTACTCGCTAATCTAGACGCTTCTCTCTTTTTAGAAAGTGGTAATGAGAGCATAAATTCATCTCAACCAGTAGTGAATCTGGCCAATGTCACAATGGGGTATTCTATTAAGGAATTCCCAATGGTTGGGACACTTTTACGGATGCTTGAGATACAAAAGATAAGGCAAAATCGTAATCACAAGTACTGGAGAGGTGACGAAGTTTGTGAAATCTTATCGAATAGTATATTTGACTTATCAAGTCCTCTTCCCAAAATCATTAATGAAAAGAAGCTGATCTTCATTGATGACAAGGGGCTAGAAAAATTGATTGAAGAAAATCATCCTGATCCTGAAGAAAGGCAGCTTCTCAAATTACTTTTTAACGTCCCTGAAAAGGAAGATGGATTACTCACTTACGTCTCAGATATCGTCAACTATTTATTTTCAAAAGAGGAAGAGAGCATAAAGACAGAGATTGATTCATGTGAAGAGCCTGAGGACGAAGGAGTAGAAATAGAGCCAAAAAGCATGGCTGTCCTTCGCATCATTATCGATCTACTAGAGGAGCAGAAGAAGGCACTCTCAGATTATTATCTGAATAAACAAAAAGGGACTCTGATCGAATCTCCATACAACTTTAATACCCTCTATGATATTCTCTCCAGCCTCCTAAAGAATGCACGGGTCCCATTTTCTGGTGAACCACTTCGCGGGTTACAGATCATGGGGATACTAGAGACTAGAGGTCTTGACTTCGAGACGATCTATATAGTAGATGCCACTGATGGGATTCTACCTGCCAATACTAAAGTTATGGGCATCATGCCACATCTGCTACGCGTTGGGCACGAATTACCGACATTCAAATGGCAAGAGCAAACCAGATCCTACAACTTTTTCCGTCTTATAAGCAGAGCTAAGAAAGTAGTAGCACTCTATGACTCAAGGAAAGATGGCTCTTCGAGGGGGGAACCATCTAGATATATCCAACAGCTAGAGTACGTATATAAAATTCCAAATCTAACGAGGACGACGGCCAACTTCAATATCCTTGCCAATAGATCCAATGAGCATCAGTACGTAATTGATCAAAATGCGGTAAGACAATTCAGAGAATCGATCACATCAGCTGGTGATAGGCATATCTCTCCTACCCGCATCAACGATTATATTGAGTGTCCTAGAAAATTTTATTTCAAGTCCATCTTGGGCATAAAAGAGGTGGAAGAGCTAGATGATTTACTAGACGAAAGTGCTTTAGGATCCCTAGTACATGATACCATCAATAGGCTATACACACCGTATATTGGCCAAAAGATGACTCAAAAGCTACTATCATTCTCAGATTATACGATTGAGGATGCCCTACGCCAATCTTATAAAGAATTAAATAGTGGCTCAGAAATGCCAGTGAATGGGATTAATAAGATCAATTATGACACCGCCTTATCATTGGTGCAGAATCTAATCCAGATGGATCTCGAACAGATTCTCCAAGGTATCGCAATCACATACATTGGCGGAGAAGTTGAAATTAGGACCGTACTCAAAGTTTGCAACCAAGAGAACAACGATGAGTCTATTAATATCAATCTTACTGGCTTCATTGATAGAATAGATTACGTTGATGGAGTCTATCGTATTATTGACTACAAAACAGGGGGCGATAGCTATGACTTAGATCTCGAAAAGAGTCTGGACTTAGAAGGAAAATCTAGAATCAATAAAGCCGCTGTACAGCTACTAAATTACTGCTTAATCACATACCACAATGGTCTTTCCGACATGAACGGCAAGATTCTCATCAAGCCTGGATCCACCCTAAAGCCCTTAATGATTAAGCCTAGAAGTAAAGAAAGCTCAGAATTCAAACTGACTCAAGGCGGCAACACATTGGACACTTTCAATAATAGTTCCATAAAGGAAACCTTTGAAGAGTGTATGAATGATATTTTATATAAGATAGCAAAGGCAGATAGTGAGTTTTCGCCCAATCCTGATAGGTCTGGAGTATGCAACTACTGCCCAGCAAGAGACATCTGTCCTGACGCTAAAATCACTAAATACTGA
- the lipB gene encoding lipoyl(octanoyl) transferase LipB produces the protein MNIKLIDNGKIHYGESMAHQKALFDKAIEAKHRNEPVQHHLIFNEHYPVLTLGKHGDHNNILYSEEYLHQHGIELYNIGRGGDVTYHGPGQWTIYPIFDLEELGIGIRDYVDALEEVAIRVADKYGVRAGRIKGASGVWITKDNGDTNKLCAVGIQASRYVTMHGIAFNVSTDPKAFSIINPCGFTDRGVTNLSIESGRVISMSEAKEELIKAFSSVFDRDIEL, from the coding sequence ATGAATATAAAACTAATTGACAATGGAAAAATTCACTATGGTGAATCAATGGCACATCAAAAGGCTCTATTCGATAAGGCTATTGAAGCTAAACATCGTAATGAACCAGTACAGCACCACTTGATATTCAATGAACACTACCCTGTTCTCACTCTGGGAAAGCACGGCGATCATAACAATATATTATACAGCGAAGAATATCTTCATCAACATGGTATTGAGCTCTATAATATAGGAAGAGGAGGAGACGTCACTTACCATGGTCCTGGACAGTGGACCATCTACCCTATCTTCGACCTTGAGGAGCTAGGAATCGGGATAAGGGACTACGTGGATGCTCTGGAGGAAGTAGCCATCAGAGTTGCTGATAAATATGGAGTCAGAGCTGGTCGAATAAAGGGAGCATCTGGAGTATGGATTACTAAGGATAATGGCGACACTAATAAACTCTGTGCTGTAGGTATTCAAGCAAGCCGATACGTTACAATGCATGGTATAGCCTTTAATGTAAGTACAGATCCAAAAGCCTTTAGCATAATCAATCCCTGTGGGTTCACTGATCGGGGTGTAACCAACCTATCTATTGAATCTGGGAGAGTCATTTCGATGAGCGAAGCTAAGGAGGAGCTTATCAAAGCCTTCAGTTCTGTATTCGATAGAGACATAGAGCTATAA
- a CDS encoding GNAT family N-acetyltransferase, with product MEKGYELIDNQEKNQYEYHIEGHVAKIEYIKSAKNEIFLTHTEVPRVLEGRGIGTSLVRDVLEDVEKQDLRLVPLCPFVAMYIKKNPEWKKLVLRGINI from the coding sequence ATGGAAAAAGGGTATGAGCTGATTGACAATCAGGAGAAAAACCAATATGAATATCATATTGAGGGCCATGTAGCAAAAATAGAATACATTAAGTCGGCAAAAAATGAAATCTTCCTGACACATACAGAAGTGCCAAGAGTATTAGAAGGTCGTGGTATTGGTACAAGCCTAGTTAGAGATGTGCTTGAAGATGTAGAAAAACAAGACCTCCGCCTTGTCCCTCTGTGCCCCTTTGTAGCAATGTACATCAAGAAAAATCCGGAATGGAAGAAGTTAGTTCTTCGTGGGATAAATATCTAA
- a CDS encoding (4Fe-4S)-binding protein, whose amino-acid sequence MGKKIEYKSDELTIIWQPELCQHAGICVKTLPKVYNPDARPWVKMENATTEELINQIDLCPSGALSYKKNK is encoded by the coding sequence ATGGGAAAGAAAATTGAATATAAGAGTGATGAACTGACGATTATTTGGCAACCTGAACTATGCCAACACGCAGGAATTTGTGTTAAAACACTCCCTAAAGTATATAACCCAGATGCCCGCCCATGGGTAAAAATGGAAAATGCTACTACAGAGGAATTAATCAATCAAATAGATTTATGCCCTTCTGGAGCACTGAGTTATAAGAAAAATAAATAA
- a CDS encoding pirin family protein codes for MKKVIDKSDSRGYFDHGWLKTHHTFSFANYRNPNRVHFGALRVLNDDTVLPTEGFGMHPHRNMEVVSIPLKGYLRHGDSIDNEETITPGDVQVMSTGTGIFHKEYNDSDTEELKFLQIWIIPNEEETPPEYHNYDIRPLLKDNELVTFISPKGGEAEAQLRQETWFSMGTFDAGKQISYQLKGKNTGVYFFIIEGDVNIADEELSDRDGIGVWDTDEVSLKFNSKARVLAIEVAM; via the coding sequence ATGAAAAAAGTAATAGATAAGTCAGACTCAAGAGGTTATTTCGACCATGGTTGGCTAAAAACACATCACACATTTAGCTTTGCAAATTATCGGAATCCTAATCGTGTGCATTTTGGAGCCCTACGTGTTCTTAATGATGACACAGTACTTCCGACAGAGGGATTTGGGATGCATCCGCATAGAAATATGGAGGTCGTATCCATTCCACTAAAAGGGTACCTAAGACATGGTGACAGCATTGATAATGAGGAAACAATCACACCAGGAGATGTACAAGTAATGAGTACTGGTACAGGTATCTTCCATAAAGAGTATAATGATAGTGATACAGAAGAATTGAAATTCTTGCAGATTTGGATCATTCCAAACGAAGAAGAGACTCCACCTGAATATCACAATTATGACATACGTCCGTTATTGAAGGATAATGAACTAGTAACATTCATATCCCCTAAAGGAGGAGAAGCTGAAGCCCAGTTAAGACAGGAGACTTGGTTCTCCATGGGGACCTTTGATGCTGGTAAGCAAATCTCTTATCAGTTAAAAGGAAAGAACACTGGAGTCTATTTCTTCATCATCGAAGGAGATGTTAATATCGCTGATGAGGAACTATCAGATCGTGATGGTATTGGCGTTTGGGATACAGATGAAGTTTCACTGAAATTCAACTCCAAAGCAAGAGTTCTAGCTATAGAGGTAGCGATGTGA
- the tilS gene encoding tRNA lysidine(34) synthetase TilS — translation MEEKVREILNKWIDPNEQIIIGLSGGADSVALAHIVSDAGYPIEFIHINFHLRDEESDRDEAFVRNLHKEYFMKHNLQVIDVDTIAYAKEKGISIEMAARDLRYSLFREIAGRKGIKWILVGHHADDQIETALLNLSRGTGGTGMAGMEITNKQNIFRPMLGIWRHEIISYMKQHGYKFCTDSTNIDTKYKRNLIRHKVIPLMEKLNPSFKESMLRSMENFREEKQVLDYFTDDYFDSIYDAPSATIDLRKQELHPQAKPLLSRKLRSMNFSDTQVHNILTYHQNKKCTSYSNIEKDIYLQIYRGIGFFYDNDFPNPSPLTKLTAGMHELEGIGTIAIGGFEGTLRISHAMIEGGGSNISFRTATKEDYFQPYGMRKGKKKLFRYLGEKGIPECYRELWPVLCLDDHVIAVLPFEISDNAKLSSGERGINIAFYPSKNTFGEIVKLFSK, via the coding sequence ATGGAAGAAAAGGTTAGAGAAATACTGAATAAATGGATAGATCCCAACGAACAGATTATAATAGGACTGAGTGGAGGGGCCGATTCCGTAGCTCTTGCCCACATTGTCAGTGATGCCGGATACCCTATAGAGTTTATCCACATAAACTTTCATCTTAGAGATGAAGAAAGTGACCGAGATGAGGCCTTTGTGAGGAACTTACATAAGGAGTATTTCATGAAACACAATCTACAAGTCATCGATGTGGATACCATAGCCTACGCCAAAGAAAAAGGCATCTCAATCGAGATGGCTGCACGAGACCTTCGATATTCTTTATTCAGAGAAATTGCAGGCCGCAAAGGGATTAAGTGGATCTTAGTAGGACATCATGCTGATGACCAAATAGAAACAGCACTGCTGAACTTATCTCGGGGCACCGGAGGAACGGGGATGGCTGGAATGGAGATCACAAATAAGCAAAATATATTCCGTCCTATGCTCGGGATTTGGCGACATGAGATCATTTCATATATGAAGCAGCATGGCTACAAGTTTTGTACGGATTCGACTAATATAGATACTAAGTATAAGCGTAACCTGATTAGGCATAAGGTAATACCCTTGATGGAGAAGCTGAACCCATCTTTTAAGGAGTCTATGCTCAGAAGTATGGAGAACTTCAGAGAAGAAAAGCAAGTGCTGGATTACTTCACAGATGATTATTTCGACTCGATATATGACGCTCCAAGTGCAACCATAGACCTACGGAAACAAGAGCTCCACCCGCAAGCTAAACCATTGCTATCAAGAAAACTAAGGTCTATGAACTTTTCGGACACTCAGGTCCATAATATCCTGACATATCATCAAAATAAGAAGTGTACTTCATATAGTAATATTGAGAAGGATATCTACTTACAAATATATCGAGGTATAGGATTCTTCTACGATAATGATTTTCCCAACCCCTCTCCACTAACGAAGTTAACTGCAGGGATGCACGAACTAGAAGGTATCGGAACTATTGCTATTGGTGGATTTGAGGGTACCCTAAGGATTAGTCATGCGATGATAGAGGGAGGAGGTAGCAATATTAGTTTTCGCACCGCCACTAAGGAAGATTACTTTCAGCCATACGGAATGAGGAAGGGGAAGAAAAAGCTATTCAGATACTTGGGTGAAAAGGGCATCCCTGAATGTTATCGAGAGCTGTGGCCTGTTCTATGCCTTGATGATCATGTTATAGCTGTCCTACCATTTGAGATCAGTGATAATGCAAAGTTATCTTCAGGCGAAAGGGGCATAAACATCGCCTTTTATCCAAGTAAAAATACATTTGGAGAAATTGTAAAGCTTTTCAGCAAGTAA